TGTCGGACAGCGACATTCGGGTCGGCTTTATTTCGCCACACTCCCACAATTTCTGTTCGACCTGTAACCGGGTTCGGGTGACGGTGGAAGGTCGGCTGTTGCTCTGCCTGGGCAATGAACACTCAGTGGATCTCCGCCGCGTGCTTCGCAGCCATCCAGAGGCAGATGACAAGTTGCGCGAAACCATCATTGGTGCCATGGACCTGAAGCCGGAACGGCATCACTTCTCATCGGAGGGGGATGTTCAGATTCTCCGATTCATGAATATGACCGGGGGCTGAACAAGCCCCCGCTTCCTGAAATTGATTCAATTCAGGCTGACAGCGCTGCCGGTTGCATCAAGCGGCAGATAATGACTGATATGTCCCAGACGGATGGACTCCACCATCATGGTCAGCGGTTGCTGTGCTTCGTCCGTTGACGGCGCCATTCCGCCGCGACCGGACATGGCGGCGACAAACACCACATCCCAGGCCTGCCCGGTAGTGCGGGACTCCTCGACAAGGCCCTGGAATTCGGGGGCCTCGTCAGGGGTCTTGTCGACACAGATTACTGGCGTCAGGGCGCCGCCTTCACCGCGCTCGAACGCCGCTTTTTCTTCATCGGACGCCTCGTCGGGCAGCTCGGCCCGGCAGAACACGAATAACAGGCGCTGAGCCTCTTGCTGACCGCGTGATGCCTGAATCAGGTCGCTGTAACTGCTGATCATGTTGAATATCCTTTCTGTCATTCGGTAGAGCTGAGTGGGACCGGCTACTGGCTGATGGCGATCAGGCGCTGGGGGTCTGAAATAAACAGCCGGCTGCGATTAACGCGCACCAGCCCATTCGATTTCAGATCCGCCAGAATCCGGGAGAAGGTTTCCGGCTGCATGGCCAGCCTGGACGCTACCAGGCACTTGGGCAGCGGCAGCTCCACTTCCCCACCTTCCTCTGCCCCGTTTGGAAGCAGGTCGATAAGGTAGCGGATCAGCCGGTCGCGGGCGTTCTGCAGCGTCATGATTTCCAGATCGTGAAACCGGGAAACGGCCCGCTTGGCATAATGCCGAAGCGCCGCCTGGGCGTACCGGGGATTGTTTTCGATCAGTTCCTGGTAGGCCCTGACGGGGATCATCAGTACCTCGCTGGACTTCAGCGCCTCGGCATAGCAGGCATACTGCGGCGGATCGGCGTAGATCATGACCTCGGCAAAGCAGTCGCCCGGACCGATGCTGTCCAGAGTGCGGTCAATACCGGAGGCGTCCAGTCGGTAGAGGCGCAGGCGACCGGTAATCACAAAGAAGAAGTGATGGGCCGGCATATCCTGGCGGTACAGTACCTGGTGATGTCCGAGCCTCAGGCGCCGCGACTGCTGGATCAGCTTCTGCTGGTCCTGGCCACTCAGTTGGGCGAACAGCGGATGGCTACGCAGTTGCTGAAGGCCGTCTTCTTCACCGACGGTTTTATTAACGGCAATCAGGACCGGTTTGCTGTAGCGGGTCTCGGCTGTCTGTGTAAGGGCCATTCAACTGTCCTCTGCGCAAATTCATGCATTAGGAATCATGTTTTTAATGGTAAAGAGGTGGCCGCGGGAAAGCGCTCCCCCTATGGGGGTAGTTGGCAGGCAATTTCTGAGTAATTGATATAGCTCAAGAAGATTTGGTGCATAGTCTGGCGAGGAACCCCTCTTCAAAACACGCTCCTTCGGCACATCCATGTGACGCTTGGGCTCCGCCATCCATGGCTCCGCACAGTTTTGAAAAGGAGTTTCCCGCCAGACTCCAGAGCTCGGGGTGGCATCTTTTACTGCATCAGCGGTGAATCCGGCAACTCCAGATCAACCCCTTTCACACCGATTTCCGACGCCAGAACCTGCAAATACTGTCTGAACGCCCGCCTGGTGACGCTTTCGCTCAGGTACTGCCGGATCTGGGGTTTGACGTGTTCATAGGGCAACTGTTCGCCATCAATGCGCTGATCAACCCGAACGATGTGCCAGCCGTAGCGGGTTTCGATCAGTTCCGGATTGAGACCTTCCCGCAGCGAAAGGACCGGGCGTTCGAACTCGTCGACGGTCTGCCCTTTGCTGATCTGGCCCAGGCTGCCGCCCTGATGGCGCGATTCGCAGGCAGAGTATTGCTTGGCCAGCGGCTCGAACTGGGCACGCCCCTCCAGCAGCGAGGACAGCAGCTGTTGACCCACCTCTTCCTGGCGCATGCGCTCCTGGACATCGTCCGGTGCCGCCGCCAGCAGGATATGGCTAACCGCCATCAGCGTGGGACTGCGGAAGCGGCCGGGGTTGGCGGCGTAGAAGCGCTCGCAATCCTGTTCGCCGGGTTCTGGAACCTGGAGTTCGAGTTCCAGTACCCGGGCGATGCGGTCCTCTTCGTCAGCAATCCCTTCGAGATTGAGGCGGCTCGTCTGTTGCAGCAGCAGCTCGCGGATTACAAGGCTTCTGGCGGCTTCGTGCCAGGCTTCGGCGACGTCTTCCGCCGGGTGGTGCTGCAGCTCTCGGGCGATGTCGTCTTCGCCGATGAGGGTGTCGCCCACGTAGACGGGCGGAAACTGGTTTCTAGGTTTTTCGGCGTTGCCGACAGGTATGAGTTCCATGGTTAGCTCCTTACGCGCGCTTACGCACAACCTGATACCGCCTTCCGAAATACTCCACTGGCACGCTCAGCATGTGTACCAGGCGAGTAAACGGAAAGAGTACAAAGATAGTGAGGCCAAGGAAGATATGGGCCTTGTAGATCCAGTGCACATCGGCAATGTAGGCGGCAACGCCACCCTGGAGCGTGACAATACCCTGAGCCCAGGCCGAGAACTGAAGCATGGTACTGCCGTCAAGATGACCCATAGTGGGCAGGATGGTCAGCAGCCCGAGCGCCAGTTGAAGGACCAGAATGACGATAATCATGTTATCGGCGAAGGTGCTGCTGGCTTTCACCCGGGGGTCGGTCAGGCGGCGCCAGGCAAGCATGCCACCGCCGACAATGGCCATCAGACCGGCAATGCCGCCCACGACAATGGCCATGATCTGCTTGGTGCCCGGGCTCATGAAGTTCTCGTAGACGGCGTGGGGTGTCAGCAGGCCGACCAGATGGCCGAAGAAGACCACCAGTACACCGACATGGAAGAGCACGCTGGCCATCACCATGTTTTTCTTGCTCAGTGTCTGCGTGGAATGGGCTTTCCAGGTGAACTGGCCGTGATCGTAGCGGGCCCAGGTGCCAATCACCATAATGGCAATGGCAACGTAGGGGTAGATTCCGAATAACAGTGTGTTCAGGTAAGACATGGTCATTTCCTCCCGCGCCCTCAGGCGCCTCCTGCCTGACGGGGCGTGGCATCCGTCATCAGTTGATCACTCAGGTGAATAGTCTGGGTCTGCTCGAGTTCGCGGCGCCGCTGGCCAACAACGCCACCAGTGCTGCAGGAACTTCCCTGGTCGTCCACAAACTTCACCATTTCCTCTTCCCATACCTTGTCCAGAGCCTCCGGCGTGTCATCGCGTTCTTCCGA
This DNA window, taken from Marinobacter halotolerans, encodes the following:
- a CDS encoding ribonucleotide reductase subunit alpha → MISSYSDLIQASRGQQEAQRLLFVFCRAELPDEASDEEKAAFERGEGGALTPVICVDKTPDEAPEFQGLVEESRTTGQAWDVVFVAAMSGRGGMAPSTDEAQQPLTMMVESIRLGHISHYLPLDATGSAVSLN
- a CDS encoding Crp/Fnr family transcriptional regulator; the protein is MALTQTAETRYSKPVLIAVNKTVGEEDGLQQLRSHPLFAQLSGQDQQKLIQQSRRLRLGHHQVLYRQDMPAHHFFFVITGRLRLYRLDASGIDRTLDSIGPGDCFAEVMIYADPPQYACYAEALKSSEVLMIPVRAYQELIENNPRYAQAALRHYAKRAVSRFHDLEIMTLQNARDRLIRYLIDLLPNGAEEGGEVELPLPKCLVASRLAMQPETFSRILADLKSNGLVRVNRSRLFISDPQRLIAISQ
- a CDS encoding peptidylprolyl isomerase, with the protein product MELIPVGNAEKPRNQFPPVYVGDTLIGEDDIARELQHHPAEDVAEAWHEAARSLVIRELLLQQTSRLNLEGIADEEDRIARVLELELQVPEPGEQDCERFYAANPGRFRSPTLMAVSHILLAAAPDDVQERMRQEEVGQQLLSSLLEGRAQFEPLAKQYSACESRHQGGSLGQISKGQTVDEFERPVLSLREGLNPELIETRYGWHIVRVDQRIDGEQLPYEHVKPQIRQYLSESVTRRAFRQYLQVLASEIGVKGVDLELPDSPLMQ
- the narI gene encoding respiratory nitrate reductase subunit gamma; the encoded protein is MSYLNTLLFGIYPYVAIAIMVIGTWARYDHGQFTWKAHSTQTLSKKNMVMASVLFHVGVLVVFFGHLVGLLTPHAVYENFMSPGTKQIMAIVVGGIAGLMAIVGGGMLAWRRLTDPRVKASSTFADNMIIVILVLQLALGLLTILPTMGHLDGSTMLQFSAWAQGIVTLQGGVAAYIADVHWIYKAHIFLGLTIFVLFPFTRLVHMLSVPVEYFGRRYQVVRKRA